The genomic window TACACATGGGTCGCATGCCTGCACGCAATGGTCATGCCTGCCCACAACTAGGGCAAGTGGAACATGAACTCAAAAAATTAATCTTCTGAATGCAACAAGGCACAAACACATGCATATAAAACCAATGTCTTACATCCATAAACATGTGCATGCTCGTGTGCAAGCttgcatgtattgtacatgaGTAGGTATATAATCAAGATTGCTGTAATACAATGTACAAAGCTGATGTGGTTTGAAAGAGGAACCATCATCGAATCTAGCATGACGAGGAGATATGAGCATATAAAAATAGTTTGAATTCAATCATTTCAAATAACTATGAACAAATTCCTACATTTACAACCCCATCTAACATTATCCTGGAACTTATGATCTTTATATCAATCTGATTACTGGCTGCAAATTTTATAGGAATGACAAAGAATACTTCCCTTTTTGACCTATTTCCACTATCACTAAAACTAGTAAGTTAGGGCAAGCAATCCTCACAATTTCACTCAGATTGCCCCCTTTACATAAACCATGCATTGAAAAAATTAAACCCTAATCCCGAATTTTTCCCTTGGTACCCTAAACGTACAATTGCTGTATGTCATAGCGTTAGATGGGATAAATCTGATCAGCTGGGTTCCTTTTACGCTTGGTCTTGTCTCATCATCAGAAAATCTGGATAATGTCTGGGGTGCCAATTTCTTCAGAAGCTGGACTGCTGACGAGTTTGCAAACAAATAAATTTGGCTCCACCAATATCTCTCACACCTTGCTTGACACTATAAATTACTGTAAATGGACAAGACTACCAGCTCTCTTGTAAATTTCCTCATCTAGTTCTCTGTTTTCTGTTTGCTATGCTCTTGATGACGAGTCCTGCCGTGTTAGCTGATATTCAGGCTCTTGCTGCTCATTGCTTCTCTTCACACAAGTTGAacacaagaagaagaaggaagatgtGTACATGGCAATATGCCATATGCTGCAGTCAAGCAAATTATCTCTAGCAAGTAAGAACCGTCTCAAGTACTCATGTTTGTATGCTAAAACATTCATCTAAATTCTGAGCTTTTTTGGGTTCTCCATCAGCATGTAAGCTACATGGAAGTACCACTGGAACAATAATATTTCACTTGAACTGAACAGGAGTCCTATTTGACAGTTATGATATATTGAGCTGATCAAATATAACTGAACACTCAAAAGCAAGGAATAATATGACCAAAGATCTCATACCTATGCCATATCCAGTAAGTTTGATAAGCCTCCATTTTCCAGCTTGTTGCTGCCAAAGCTAATGCAACAAAACCCAATAATACAAATCGCCAATGATATCTTTTTTGCAGTTTTTTCATAAGATTCCAGAACCAACTTTTAATATTTTGCCATCTGCAAGAAAGTCAGACTGAGTGATTCCAAAATATTAATAGATTTAGTGCGCGCTGCTGGGATGCTAGCATAGAATTTGTAACCAATCTAGACCTTATACAATTACAGGGTACAGAAAGAGAAGGGCAAAATACCAACGGTGCCATTGGACCAGATGTACATCAAATCACCCATAATATACCAATATGAATAATCAGTTTTGCTGATTTATTACTATGGCAAACTATCTTCTTAACGTGCAGAAAATGTAATATGTTCAGCAGTTCTATGAAAGCACACCTTTCAggcaaatttaaatcaaatcttGGTAGACAGTATATGGGTCTGCATGCCGTCGAAAACTCTAAACCCCATCCAAAAAGTAGACCAAGAATTCCTATTGCTataacaatgaaaatatttgCTGACCTGAAATTATGATTATAAATGTGTCAGAGAACCTGCAAATGGAAATGGAATCTAAGTACAGAATAATTTGTCCAGCATACATACCAGGTCGCATGCATCACAGCTAACAGAGCAGTGAGAATGAATGCACTAGTGTGGATGGCTCTTTTTGAAGCCTCATCAATGGTAGCCATATATATGAAAGTGCTCACAACAGCCATGAAAGAAAGCCAAAAGTCTAGAAACTGAAGCCAGATACAATTACATGTTCATCAATTAATATTTTTGGTGGCTGAAGAAAAGGATGCATGGAAACATCACATAAGAATTTCATATTAGTAGGAAGCTACAGGTCCCTGAGTGGACAATGAATTAAGATGATGAAACCATTCGAATTATATTTAAGTCTTAACtaacaaaattatttaatatttattcttttcttcaaaatattaatttgaacAAGGTTATAAATACCGATAATGAACCCCGTAATCATTTTCTTGATCGCAATGATACAGTACCAGTACTGACATACATACCGAAACTGATAGATTCTAGAAAAATTGAAAACTCATTTGTATTGATCAATATTGCCTGGAAAATACCATCAGTACACACTGATATGGACCAGTATGTATCATTATAGCTATTTCGATGTCCTGACACCCATACAATGCTGGTTTTGCACTGAAACAATATGAAACTAGTCTTACCATCCCGTTTCGGCAGCTTTTGAGACCATGATTTTGAATGACAAATAATTCTTTTTGAAATTAAACTCCTACCAAAACTGATCTAACTTGCCAACAAGCCAAAGGAGGTTGACCCAATCCTCCTGGCAGGTTATCTTTGTTGATCTGAACCCAACCCGTTTACCCAGTTCAAAGAAGAATATATAAAAGGAAGGGAAATAGAGGGGAAGCTAAGCGAAGCAGCCATGCTTAGTGGTTGACTACATGGTGATGTTGTAGCAAGTCGGCTGATGAGGTGGCAATGGGTAGGCAAGGTGGTGGTGAGGCTGCAATAACAGACTAGTGAGGTGGCAATAAGGCTTCAAGGTGGCAATGAGATGGTTGTGAGCAGGCAATGGGTTGGGGGGATAGATGGTGGCTTGAATGTTGAGTGGATGGCAAAAGAAGTTTACTCTAGATGCTACCATTTACCTACTAAGGTCTAATATACATTGTTGACCCCTTCCCTAACAACTTAAGCTTTTGAGGTCTAGTGTTTAGTTAACATGGTATCAAAGCTGAAGCTCATGAGTCCAAATCCCCTTTAGGCCAGTTTTCACATGAGGACGGGTGTTAAGGTTTGATATACATTGTTGGCCCCTCCCTTGACAACTTAAACTTTTGATGGGTCTAACGATTACTTAGCATTTCTATAAGAGGCCACACTTAAGGCCTAAAAGAGTCGGAGAAGAAGAAAACAAAGAGGATGAGAGGAAAAGGTGAGGGACAAGGTGGCGAGGGGAAGTTGGGAGTAGAAGGAGAGAGAATATAAGAGAAATTAGATTCAAGTTTGACTATTTAATTACTCATGTACAATTGGCTCTCCCTCTCAAGGTTTCCTTTATAGGAAGAAATTTTTAGAAAAGAGAAGTGCCCATGAGATATGCCTCTTTGGCGGTTAGCCAGTTTTGGCTAGCGACTAGACCCTCTTCTCGttcgtttctctctctttccttctttctcttttccttttcattCTCTCTTTCCTAATTCCTCCCTCTCCCTTTGGCTCTCGGCACAACAATTGTTCAAATTTGACTATGCTTGATTGCTAGTCGatcatctctctcctctttctccatctatctcattctctttctttcttcctctccctctcttcgctCCCCTGATGacccatctttctctcttcctctccccccTCCGATGACCCACTCCCTTTCCCCCACCCCTTCTTCCTCcacttgtttttcttttcttctttctcctcttttctcttctaTGTCCCTTGCTCTTTTCTAGttttctccttctccctctcattTATATTCTTTTTTCTCCATTTTCTCTTAGACCTAGTAGCGGAAATAAGGTCTAGGGCATGAATGATAGTGTTGATACAGTGATGCAGTAATTTGTGCTAATGTAGACGTGTAGTGATGAGGACCACTGTGGTGTATGGCTGGTTATCCTTTTCTAGTTATGTTTGGTCATGCCATGGGAGGGTGGTGAGCTGCATCTTGATGAGGTCCCCTTCAGAACTTGGGTTCCCTTCCATTGATCAGTAGCATGCCAAGATGATTCAAATTTTGAGTTCAAAATTCAAATAAGGTTAAGATCAGTTGCGCTTGGACCTCTTTTTTTAGATGAATTTTCTTAtcgctctctcttttttctatagccctctttcttttttgatcttttctttctGTAGTAGCAACAACCATTTTTTTGGGCCAagtctccttctctctctttttatacccctctttcctctcttttttagtCTTTTCTCTTGTTCCCCTTTCATTATCCTAATAAATTCAGGTAGGGTTTTCCCTTCTcttcccaaaaaaataaaaataaaaaaagagtttgAAGCTTCTAATTTTAGATAGGTGGCTGTGATTCTTCCATTAAATTATTTGTTAAGTCAAGATATTAATTGCACTCATTATTTCAAAATGTACTACTCCTATCTATCACCTTAAACTAATAGGAAGTGTGCGGATGTAAACTAGGAGGATCCAATGACCCAACAAGTTCGTTCCATCAACCTAAACTCGACCTTACCCCATAGTGGGTCTCCCATGGTCAACCCATGCCCAACAGGTTGCTACTGGTTGAGATTGCCAGCCTATCTGTAAagcattatatattatataaatcctTGTGCACCAATAAATAACATCAAACATTGAACTTTCTTGTAAATATAATAATCACCAGCAAAACATtttattgaaagaaaataaattggTGAGTTCACTTGACAGGTGTCACAGATGCTAAAATGATTGTTGTATGTTGGCCAGAACAAAATGAGATATAAATGAATTTGCTTTCATTTTCATTATATTAGAATCATAACTTTTTTTGCAACTAATGATACTGCAGCCATTATGATCTCCATTACTATCTACAAACTTATGATCTTATCATGgtctatcaaatcaaaatttctaTGACAATAATAGTAATtaactaattaaaaatttaagaagaaTCAATAAACCATACAAGTTCTGTTTACCAATCAGAAACTGCAGAATGTGTGAAAAAAATGGTTCAGTGAAAATGTTAGCCACTGTCTAACTAATTTAGTTACAAGAAGTCCAAGGAAAGATAGTTTAGCATCATGAACTGTTTTTGCTTTTGCATCTTCCATCGGGCTTCCATGTCATAACTTGTTACTTATAGTTTGGCCTCTGCTACAAGCCATATTGTTTATTCTTCATAGGAATTATCTGGCAAGCAAAGGGAAGATGCATACCTGTAGTACATGGAAGGACAGGACGCACCAACTGCCTACATCACAGGCATGATATAAACCACTTGAAATTCCACTTGAACTGAAGAGGACCCATTCAGCATATGCCTTGGAAGAAATGTAAAATGTCATTAGCAAAgcccttatttttttatttgtttcatGCAAATCTagcaaaataaaatataacaaacaACTATTTAGAGATTAACAGCTAAAGAATGTGCAGCACTTAAGTGTCCCCAAAGTCCAATATACAAAAGGTTGAAGTGCAAACAAAATGATGATCACTTCTTAGCTGGCTGGAAATAAAGGACATAAATGTATCAACTAGTTTATGCTCTCAACACCTACATAAACATACGTTTGTTAGGATCCATGACTGTTATCAGGTGCCTTAAGGGACTGTTTATTACATAATATAATCAGGCAAAAATATACTGCAGAATTGATAAGCATATTATTGATGAGACTGCATTTATATCTCCAAGGATAGACAAAAAGCCCAATGGCATTTGCCGCTCCCGACAGATCCTCCTTGTAGAATTCTAAAGCTCAAAAACCACAATGCAGAGAAACAATTGcacatttaattaaaaaaataaataaagagtatCCCCTTCCATATAAGTTGCAAGCTAGCGTCAGTTTAGCGATTCACAAGGTATCCAAGCTGACTCAACCCATGACTTATGTAGACAAGGCAACATTGCAACAAAGACTCTTTTGGGGCCAACCTGGGGCCATTGATGGTATTTGTCActgaatttgattggatttggacCCTTCGCCTGATGAGGATATCAATGCTTAAATGGGGGAGTATGTGAGGACTCATGTGGGCCTATATTTAGTCAATATTAGTTATGTTTTGGGTAGATTTTGGTTAATGCAGGACCAATGAACCTAAAATATTACTTTCTATCTAGCCTTTTTGCATAAGATCCTAATTCACTGTATTAAACTCACCTAATAGACTAAAATGCaaagttttaaatcccatggaacGAGGCTGTCCCGATTTTCCCATGGATCGAGACGCGCCGCTGTCCCACCCCATCCCGACACTTGGGATAAGAAATGTCCCAAGATGTCCCGATTGGGATGCTGGAACATTAGCGGGACATCCTGTCCCGACACATGGGATGGCATTCCATCCCGGTGTCCCGCGAGACGTCCTCCTGGGATCTGAATCTTTGCTAAAATGAGATCTCAAAACAATCTAGAATTATTTATAACAGGAAACATGCTTGAACATGCCTGCTACTTTTTCAATGCAAATAGAAGCAAAAGGTATCCAATATTCTGAGCTTATTTCCAAGAAAGATTTAATCATTTACCCCACAaactcatacttttaattttattgATATGCTTCAAACAAATGAATATACTCATGTTAAAGTGTATATTTCAATATATGTTGTTCTACATATGCTCTACACTTGAAGTTAATGAAGAGAATTCAACTAATGGAAATGTAACATATATTAGTCTATGGATTATGCAAATATATAGTGCAAATATAGTGGGTTAACCAGGGCCATACTTTTAAATAAGTTTAGTACTCCTTCTAACATTATTTCTTAAAAGATAACCacagtaaattttaaattaaaggaAGAATAATGTTTATCAGAGaattttcaatattttctaaATCATGTAAATCGAAGTCTAAAAATAATTGAAGGAGCTGTCAGTAAATGAATTGTTTTTGAAGGAAACACTATTTTTACTTCAATTGAAGAACAATGGGTTTAATTTGGAACACTAGGATATAAAATTGAATAAAGTCATCTAATATAAAAGCATGAGCTGGGTTTCAAACAGAATGCTAGAACAAACTAACCTAGCATTCCTTTCCATATGTAATGATTGCATACTACAAGCTTTCAGACTAAGTAAGCTCtagcattatgaaaaattcttAAATTGTAAAATGTaaattatcatcactaataatttttaatgGGTGCGTGGCATAAATCAACAAATCAACTCTAAAAATGCACACTAAAGAATGGTTGAAAACTTATTGATTGATATGAGAAAATTATTGTGTCAACAGGGCTCACAAAGAAAACTTACCTTTTGTCGGAGGGCCCAAAATGAGGGTAAGATAGCTGCTGCATTTGAAGCAACTAGAAAGATTGACTGCCACATGTGCCCTAGAATTAATGGAGTAACCCATATCAAATGGCAAAGCTTGCTTACGATAAAATAGTATCTAGTAGCAATACCTAGTCAATATGAAAGTGAATGCATTATCTGTTGAAGAACTTATTGACAAATGACCAGAATAATTtactgaagaaaaaaaaagaaattctcCAACCCATACCATATAAGAAGGATGTGTGGAGTTGATCTACCATACTCATGATCTGGTATATAATCGATTCCACATTGTAATTTTAGTTCATTTGACATTAAGTAACAAATTTTTACCAAGTGGAGTCTGCTCCATTTACAGGGTATTCGTTATTTTTCATACCGGCCATAAGTGGGAGTTGCCCTTAGAACTTTAGTAAACAAAGATGCAAAATGTTGCTTGGTATTACAGATCATATGCCCCCTGCCAATTTAGGTCATCACTTTCCCTCTTCTTTCATCTTCTTTCACATCAATTCTCTATATATACCTTCTCTTCTGGATGTTGGCATGAAACAGTTGTTTATATAACAAATTTCAGCATGTCAGCACAATCATGGGACTAAATGCAACAAATACTCGGCAATTTGGCTCACCAAAGCAAGCCTTGAGCTTTCTATAGCTACCCAAATTGTTGCTTAATATAAAACATTGTGGATCTACCAATAATGACCAACAGGAGTTGGTTGCTCCAGTCTCCTATACATAATGTGCTCCAAATAGCATTTTGTAGTGCATTCCATTATAAGACGCATAATTATATTTCACATGTATCTCATGGTGTTTGCTCACCTAGGATGCTTTACATCATGAAGTATATCTTCTAGGAGAGAAGTATGCACCAAAATTTCAGAAATTGCACAACCCAGGTACACTTGCAGAATATTTcatttcatatactaattaacaAGTAAGAAAACATGAAAACTGATATGCATAGGTTAAAACATCTATGTGATATGTTATTATTACCTTTCCGTGTAACAAGTTCATTGCTGCAATCAAATCCTCCATGATCACGATCACAGGTGCAGTAGCTGGAAGGTTAGAAGCATTGTTTTAAAAAAGTTCATTACAGGCTAATATAGATTATCTAGATTCCGTACCTTCAAAGTAGACAAGCAAGTATAGTATGAATGGTAAACTACACAAAAGTAAAATATCAGAAACAGGTGAATGACCTGTAAAATGTCAATCCACTTTCATCCATCAAAGTGCGACATGCCCCATTTTGATTACAATGACCGGGGCATGCATCAAGAGAAATGGACATGGCTGTCTGATGTTTGTAATTATTGTCAAGAGGATGCTTCAGTCCAATACACCAGGTTCCTTCCCTGGGATAcaaaatataaaattcaattctttTACCACTCAAATCATTCAATGACAAAAAAGTGGAACTGCTGCTATTGCTTGTGCTGTTTGCATGGTAATCCCAGCTATCAGCAGATGGTAAGCCACCAAATCTGGAGTATATTTCATAATTGACTTTGGTATCTGATGTCAACAGAATATGCATATTAGCTCCAGCCGCACCATGAGGAATATCTAGGAAGAAGTAAGTCCATCCATACTGCTCAACAGAAGAGTTGCTCAAAAGGTGATCCAGGTAGAAATCACTGTACTCTGTGGACCCATATTCAACAATAGGTAGATAATATGATTCAAAAAGAGAGCCTGAACTTCTTTTCGGAACTCTCTGCAGGCAACAAATTCTCAAAGGTCAATGCTACTTCACTACATCCAAGTTATATCAAGATTCAAAAAGAAACCTTTCACAAAAATTAAGCTGAAGCTAGTCTTTCTAGTTCTGATTCACTGTGCACAGCAATGTTAAAAGCAGGTCAACTTTCACAAGGCTTCAACTAATGTATAATGTTCAATATGATAGTATCATATAGCACATTCTTGGTAAAAAAATGCATCTAACAAATTTTCTGTTGGTAAACAGGAATTCAAATGTCTTTTCCACAATGCAAATAAACTGCTTCACATCCAAATAGCTCATTGATATTGAAAAGAGAATGATAGAATGAGATTTCTAACAAGGAAAAGATGCTGCCAAGTTGTCAACCATTTCATTCTAATGTTGTTCAAGTAGCAAACCAGACatgaatttaaaaagaaaaaagaaaaggtcaTTACCCAGTTATGGTCCCAGCAGTCCAGGGAAAGGTCAGTCATACAGACCTGTACGATTGCACTATACTATACTAGTACAGTAACAAGGTTTGATTAGATTTATAAGTCAAACCAACTCATATTGGTCTGAACAAAGTGGAACCATCCCATACCACCTAGTACTGCTGGAACAGGGGTGCATGCTGTACCATATTTCAGGCAGTACTATGGCTAGAGGTGCAATCGAGTCAAGTTGAGTGAGTAGCTAGAAGCTCGAGCtcgacttgattcaaaatatttgGACTCGAAATTCGGCTTGAGATCGACTGAGCCTTAATATCCGAAGCTCGAGCTCGGCTCAATGAAAAATAAGCAAAACTCAAGATCGGCTCGACTTGATTCGAATATCAACCAAGCCATACTCAAGCTCAAATTCGAGCTCAAAATCGAGCCTTAGTTTACTAATAGTATATAtattatctataaaaataatattattaaaaatatatataaattcgaaTAGACTCGCAAGCTTTCGATTCAAGTATTTTGCTACTCGAGCTCGACTTAAAAAACTATTCGAGCTACTCGAACTCGACAATAACCGAGTCGAGTTAAGCTTGGATTCGAGTCAAACTCGAGTAGCTCACAAGCAACTCGACTCGTTTGCACCCCTAACCATGGTTAGGAGTGAGAACAAAATGTTGGAAGCCTAAGTCATGAGTGCATAACATACCATACAATACCAACCATATCGTACCAAATCAGTAACATACCAGAACAATTCCGGTATTGGTACTGGTTTTGCAGGCTTGATTAGGGTTTTAGGAGGGGAGGATCGGGGATAGACCTAACCTTTGGCATTTTTTGCACAAGATGGCTTTCCTAGGACTTGAGTTTGTGCCATTACGCTTGTCAGCCCAAGCATGTACTTTTGCACCAAGCATCGGCCCCTAAAAATAGTCTCTCTACATATGGGGTTATCTGACCCTCTCCAAACTTTGCCGTGGTGAAGCCTTCATGCATTAGGGTACCCTTTTTGGTGATGGACTTGAGCTTTAGATACTGTCTTCATATTGCTGATCTAAAACAAAAGCTTGGCTTCTACGAGTTCCTTTTAGCACATATCAGGTCAGTTCATTTCAATGAAACACAACTACCTTCTCAGTTATTTTTGACAGTGTGACTGTAGAAAGCCAAACCTGAACTTTTCTACCAACCTCACTTGCATTCCAGTGATTGGAACACAATTATGCTAGTGCATGCCAAGCACTAGCATAGCATCACATGCCATCGACCGTAATCTACAtccatggatttcacttcttgttcTGCCTATGTCTATCACACCTTTAAAGATCAATTACTACAATATAGGCATTTAGTGTGCACAATGAAGTTAAATATAACTTACACAATGATAACCTGTATGGCTTTTTCCTACTTGCTAATATGCCCTGCTATCAATCAATCTCATTTTGCCAAGTTCCTGCCTATGTTAATGCTAAGTTTCATTAAAAGTACATGGATCATTTATATGGAACCTGGATGTCATTTTCTTGCCACTGATAACTATTAACTACAACCCCTAAATAACACAATAGCACATAAAGACAAAATTGTAGCAGCTCTAGCAGAATATAAATAGTGACCAATAATTGTACCTGAAGGACATATGTCTCCCATGTACAGTTGAGTCCAGCCTTTCCACCAAGGCACTCATACACTTGCCACTGAAAAGAGAAACACAGACCGGCCTCTGAGTATGTTTCCTGTATCACTCCATTCACTTCTGTCTGCTTAACAGCCTCAATGGCAATGAACCAGCGCCCAATTTTTGGCGACTTTACAATTAAAGGAGCCCTGCTTATATCAGCAGAATGATCGTGTAAAGTCCTAAGTGGCATTGCATTGAAGCGAACATAGCACATTAGAAGTATTCTGCTAGAGTTTGATGGGTTATTCATGGAAGATGTTTGATTTGTCTGAAATCAGTAATTGTAATTTTAAACTGGGATGCTATACCCAATATATCCAAGAAGTAGAATTTTAACTCTTCCTGATAGAGACAGGATGATTCGATAGGATTGTTGCATGTGATCAAATTTTCTGCTGTTGTGAGCACACTGGTATTGGACACCACTTGTTTCTCTTGATAGCATATCGTTCTAACAGCAAATGATAACCAGCTTTCCTATGGGCTCCAGTCCTCACCATATGATTCAAACTGCTGCTCTTGTACACTGTTAAATCTAAAAGACTCCTTGAAAGCTTGTCTGTTAAAGATTGAGAACAAGAAATCATATTAACTGTCTGATTGCAGTAAGGGCCCCAAAATGTTGAGGCGGCACATCCTTCCACAATTATGCTGGTGCTGAACACATATGTGTTGCCTCCACTAATCTGCAATGCATTTCAAAAGTTGCGCAACTCAACCATCTAAGCAAAGAAGAGGATAAAAGAAACCAGAAACTGAATATGGTAACTGATTGATGGAGctgaatatttttaatttctcaTTCGTGTGGACTCAGAAGACCGGCATTAGGTACTAGACTGCAATAATTGAATATGCCAGCAGAGAAGATATCCATTTAATGGTCATAAAAAGAGCATACCATTTTTGATTGTGTACGATCAGGTCCCAAGCCATTGAAGAATCCGATGTACCATATCCCTGGAGATATCTGCAGGATATCTTTCTAAGATGACGTCAACCACTTACATAGTG from Elaeis guineensis isolate ETL-2024a chromosome 4, EG11, whole genome shotgun sequence includes these protein-coding regions:
- the LOC105043048 gene encoding LOW QUALITY PROTEIN: uncharacterized protein (The sequence of the model RefSeq protein was modified relative to this genomic sequence to represent the inferred CDS: inserted 2 bases in 2 codons), with translation MLYMSRMFLLISTASLPLWNPPRDQKKENKRGDIPLLSSLFPSMGASDLRLLVLICSWALMAGSSACQGPPGLSSVVASYKGGETWLRHYDWTYLRGVAGTKALCCGVRDSVLAMLLELLEWWAGLLFSGFYGKLWILVFAILVWFVGDKRPNLYGFWVELPPWFSSMAMTFSSDVGIDEEQLKLLPKSTLPLICFKEGSPPIPDISDSKILLNGSFGGAQNLSNVEQCIPFQKNLTAILTNEQISPGIWYIGFFNGLGPDRTQSKMISGGNTYVFSTSIIVEGCAASTFWGPYCNQTVNMISCSQSLTDKLSRSLLDLTVYKSSSLNHMVRTGAHRKAGYHLLLERYAIKXKQVVSNTSVLTTAENLITCNNPIESSCLYQEELKFYFLDILGIASQFKITITDFRXNQTSSMNNPSNSSRILLMCYVRFNAMPLRTLHDHSADISRAPLIVKSPKIGRWFIAIEAVKQTEVNGVIQETYSEAGLCFSFQWQVYECLGGKAGLNCTWETYVLQRVPKRSSGSLFESYYLPIVEYGSTEYSDFYLDHLLSNSSVEQYGWTYFFLDIPHGAAGANMHILLTSDTKVNYEIYSRFGGLPSADSWDYHANSTSNSSSSTFLSLNDLSGKRIEFYILYPREGTWCIGLKHPLDNNYKHQTAMSISLDACPGHCNQNGACRTLMDESGLTFYSYCTCDRDHGGFDCSNELVTRKGHMWQSIFLVASNAAAILPSFWALRQKAYAEWVLFSSSGISSGLYHACDVGSWCVLSFHVLQFLDFWLSFMAVVSTFIYMATIDEASKRAIHTSAFILTALLAVMHATWSANIFIVIAIGILGLLFGWGLEFSTACRPIYCLPRFDLNLPERWQNIKSWFWNLMKKLQKRYHWRFVLLGFVALALAATSWKMEAYQTYWIWHSIWHIAMYTSSFFFLCSTCVKRSNEQQEPEYQLTRQDSSSRA